A genome region from Natranaeroarchaeum sulfidigenes includes the following:
- a CDS encoding transcription initiation factor IIB — translation MSSRQQSIARRVAFENKTTGESSANKVDQTPAEDFDTTSSCSECDAKTFTRSPAGEWYCDSCGAIHTQTELKHSEPGWTPREQRRTGPTQSISRFSVGTRVGNDSSETAFWSRYNKRLNHKNRTLRHGLKELRALTSSLEANDTLTEQSAFLFRRVADDGFLVGHSVESMGAACLHVTAREHHVPFPLKQIADESPVSLEKIKNAVSRLLKEYDLQVAPPEPSVFLPRFASEAGLSSETRQCAYHIARAMAEDGKHIGQSPTGVAAAILYGAAKQCGEEVVQEDLASVAFVSVVTLSRQWQTVKSYLDGVENA, via the coding sequence ATGTCTTCTCGCCAACAATCCATAGCACGGCGTGTCGCCTTCGAAAACAAAACGACTGGGGAATCATCAGCCAACAAGGTCGATCAAACTCCTGCTGAAGATTTTGATACCACATCCAGCTGCAGCGAATGCGACGCGAAGACGTTCACTCGTAGTCCTGCAGGCGAATGGTACTGTGACTCTTGTGGGGCCATTCACACGCAAACTGAACTCAAACATAGTGAACCGGGGTGGACACCCCGGGAACAGCGGCGCACCGGGCCAACACAATCTATCAGTCGGTTCAGCGTCGGAACCCGGGTCGGCAATGATAGTTCGGAAACTGCTTTCTGGAGTCGGTATAACAAACGGCTGAATCATAAAAACCGGACACTCCGACACGGCCTCAAAGAGCTTCGCGCACTCACAAGTTCCCTGGAGGCAAACGATACCCTCACCGAGCAGTCGGCGTTCCTCTTCCGGCGTGTTGCTGACGATGGGTTCCTGGTCGGTCACTCGGTAGAGTCGATGGGAGCTGCTTGTCTTCACGTAACTGCCCGAGAACACCACGTTCCGTTTCCCCTCAAGCAAATCGCCGACGAGTCCCCTGTCTCCCTCGAGAAAATAAAAAATGCAGTCAGTAGACTGTTAAAGGAGTACGACCTTCAGGTGGCCCCTCCAGAGCCATCGGTATTTCTCCCTCGTTTTGCATCTGAGGCGGGTCTCTCCAGCGAGACACGCCAGTGTGCATACCATATCGCCCGCGCTATGGCCGAAGATGGAAAACACATCGGACAGAGTCCTACAGGAGTTGCTGCGGCAATCCTCTACGGTGCTGCTAAACAATGTGGAGAAGAGGTTGTGCAAGAAGATCTCGCCTCGGTAGCGTTTGTGAGCGTTGTAACGTTGTCACGTCAGTGGCAGACCGTCAAGAGTTATTTAGACGGGGTGGAGAACGCCTAA
- a CDS encoding DUF7344 domain-containing protein, translating to MEISDRSAADEIKLNEICKRMQEQSEFIEIYHCHLPVLDENGIIHWDRETDIVESGPYFEDAVSVLEQFVYQEEG from the coding sequence ATGGAGATCTCCGATAGGAGCGCAGCTGATGAGATTAAATTAAATGAAATATGTAAGCGCATGCAGGAGCAGTCAGAATTTATAGAGATATATCATTGTCACTTACCTGTCCTCGACGAGAACGGAATTATCCACTGGGATAGGGAAACGGACATTGTCGAATCCGGTCCATATTTCGAGGATGCTGTATCAGTCCTTGAGCAGTTCGTGTACCAGGAGGAAGGGTGA
- a CDS encoding 6-pyruvoyl trahydropterin synthase family protein, producing MPESLSEHESRSDSVQEAGQRTLIIGEEKPIRISTGHRILHHDGKCSRPHGHNYEITIKVTGELTEEGWVVDKGDVTDVIDAWDHRFLVEDGDPLIEAFEEAGDGDSVVVLEYPPTAEVMSVLLEEEMLEAFPDTVSDVSVSVRETGELCATY from the coding sequence ATGCCCGAGAGTTTATCGGAACATGAGTCTCGGTCGGATTCTGTGCAAGAGGCAGGCCAACGAACTCTGATAATTGGCGAAGAGAAGCCAATCCGGATCAGTACTGGCCATCGAATTTTGCATCATGATGGGAAGTGCTCGCGGCCCCACGGCCATAATTACGAAATCACCATCAAAGTAACAGGCGAACTCACTGAAGAAGGGTGGGTTGTGGACAAGGGTGATGTGACGGATGTTATTGATGCGTGGGATCATCGGTTCCTCGTTGAGGACGGCGACCCGCTCATTGAGGCGTTCGAGGAAGCCGGTGATGGAGACTCCGTTGTCGTGCTTGAATATCCACCGACAGCGGAGGTGATGAGCGTGTTGCTCGAAGAGGAGATGCTGGAGGCGTTCCCGGACACAGTCTCGGACGTGTCGGTATCGGTGCGTGAAACCGGGGAGCTCTGTGCAACGTACTGA
- a CDS encoding 7-carboxy-7-deazaguanine synthase QueE, whose amino-acid sequence MPVASDTEESEFDAEGAGEGLPINEVFYSLQGEGTLAGVPSVFVRTSGCNLRCWFCDSYHTSWEPTGAWRDVESIVEQVQSHEQASHVVLTGGEPLIHDESVELLERLAAEGYHTTVETNGTIYRDAPIDLASISPKLASSTPTPERDPKGEGEWEEKHEQERIDMDALSQLIDTYETQLKFVVTGESDLPEITALIDRVRAETTSTVADDDVLLMPEGMTREQLDGTRSEVAEIAMEYGFRYTPRLHVDLWNDAPGT is encoded by the coding sequence ATGCCGGTGGCGAGTGACACGGAGGAGTCCGAATTCGATGCTGAGGGAGCTGGTGAGGGACTCCCGATCAACGAGGTGTTCTACTCGCTGCAGGGGGAAGGGACGCTTGCGGGCGTGCCGTCAGTGTTCGTGCGCACCTCCGGATGTAATCTGCGGTGTTGGTTCTGTGACTCGTATCACACGTCCTGGGAACCGACCGGGGCATGGCGTGACGTTGAGTCGATCGTCGAGCAAGTCCAATCCCACGAGCAAGCAAGCCACGTCGTCCTTACGGGTGGTGAACCATTGATTCACGACGAGTCGGTGGAGCTATTAGAACGACTTGCAGCGGAGGGATATCATACGACTGTAGAGACCAACGGGACGATTTACCGGGATGCACCGATCGATCTGGCGAGTATCAGTCCGAAATTGGCGAGCAGTACTCCGACGCCTGAGCGTGACCCGAAAGGTGAGGGAGAATGGGAAGAGAAACACGAGCAAGAGCGGATCGATATGGACGCCTTATCACAACTGATCGATACCTACGAGACGCAGTTGAAATTCGTCGTGACGGGTGAGAGTGACCTGCCGGAAATCACGGCCCTGATTGATCGGGTACGAGCGGAGACGACATCTACTGTAGCGGATGATGACGTGTTGTTGATGCCGGAAGGGATGACGCGCGAACAACTCGACGGCACGCGTAGCGAGGTGGCAGAGATTGCCATGGAGTACGGATTTCGATACACGCCACGACTTCACGTGGATCTGTGGAACGATGCTCCAGGAACATGA
- the queC gene encoding 7-cyano-7-deazaguanine synthase QueC has product MSTESAVILVSGGMDSATAVYEAMEQGYEPYLLHTSYGQQTEDKEFECAKALAEEVDAADFLHIETGHLAQIGASSLTDEDMDVADADLESDDIPTSYVPFRNSNLLSMATSYAEATDSSAVFIGAHSEDFSGYPDCRPEFFEAFQNVIDVGTKPETQIDLKAPFVEWSKTEIAERGLELDVPYDITWSCYRDNEPACGTCDACAFRLEAFRNAGARDPIQYAERPQFS; this is encoded by the coding sequence ATGAGTACTGAGAGTGCAGTAATTCTGGTTTCGGGCGGGATGGACAGTGCGACTGCCGTCTACGAGGCGATGGAGCAGGGCTACGAGCCGTATTTGCTCCATACGTCGTATGGGCAGCAAACGGAAGACAAAGAATTCGAATGTGCGAAGGCCCTCGCTGAGGAGGTTGACGCAGCTGACTTCCTGCATATAGAAACGGGCCATCTCGCTCAAATCGGCGCATCAAGCCTGACTGACGAAGACATGGACGTGGCTGACGCTGATCTTGAGAGTGACGATATCCCAACATCGTACGTTCCATTTCGGAACTCGAACTTGCTGTCGATGGCAACATCGTACGCGGAAGCAACCGACTCCTCGGCCGTGTTTATTGGTGCCCACTCGGAGGACTTCTCCGGGTATCCGGACTGCCGGCCGGAATTCTTCGAGGCGTTCCAGAACGTGATCGACGTAGGGACCAAACCAGAAACGCAGATTGACCTGAAAGCGCCATTTGTCGAGTGGTCGAAAACCGAGATTGCGGAACGGGGATTAGAGCTTGATGTGCCCTACGACATCACGTGGTCGTGCTACCGTGACAACGAACCGGCCTGCGGGACGTGTGACGCCTGTGCGTTCCGTCTAGAGGCGTTCCGGAATGCTGGCGCACGAGACCCAATTCAGTACGCAGAGCGGCCGCAGTTCTCGTAA
- a CDS encoding homing endonuclease associated repeat-containing protein: protein MNDLVDCPVDTCSFGGSVLVVADHIAETNNEAHTWDALGHANADEFCYTVHFEEGQRLQNKAEEARNLGEYEIAIETMERALRHFQRANVFEYDTSSAESRCQEVQRTLNEIETDEQEQVIDELVDEAENAIDTGDKAHFDGNTEAAAQAYETAVNALEEARRSATQSAPDRIPKINQELNCIRVRQQSLDLSTSHQRVRELAADARDHAAAGNGAFQNSEYETALEEYEKARDRYESLADALQEFSFDDPTNDSSECDVCRHRFDNRLDDWQIEFDASLQVCPSCARFGPGGNLPSPQDVATELRTVMENIERIRDGDIGLTWSSGSNAQPDETDDNDTEAGSRDRRQMLVQLVGLYQQLGSPPTAEEIDGHTNFGFLAYRDEFGSISDALREAGFDS from the coding sequence ATGAACGATCTCGTGGATTGTCCTGTGGATACGTGCTCGTTCGGCGGATCAGTCCTAGTAGTGGCTGACCACATAGCTGAGACTAACAACGAGGCTCACACGTGGGATGCGCTCGGTCACGCAAACGCCGACGAGTTCTGCTACACCGTCCACTTTGAGGAAGGGCAGCGATTACAGAACAAAGCTGAGGAAGCGAGAAATCTCGGCGAGTACGAGATAGCCATCGAGACAATGGAAAGAGCGCTTCGGCATTTCCAGCGTGCAAACGTATTCGAGTACGACACTTCGTCTGCTGAAAGTCGGTGCCAAGAGGTGCAGAGAACGCTCAATGAGATCGAAACCGATGAACAAGAGCAGGTGATCGACGAACTTGTCGACGAAGCTGAGAACGCTATTGACACTGGTGACAAGGCTCACTTCGACGGCAACACAGAGGCTGCAGCACAGGCATACGAAACGGCGGTCAACGCGTTAGAGGAGGCCCGTAGGTCAGCGACCCAGTCGGCACCCGATCGAATACCGAAGATCAATCAAGAACTGAACTGCATCCGTGTACGTCAACAGAGCCTTGATCTCTCCACGTCTCATCAGAGGGTCCGCGAACTCGCAGCAGATGCACGTGATCACGCAGCAGCAGGCAACGGTGCATTCCAGAACTCGGAATACGAGACTGCGTTGGAAGAGTACGAAAAAGCAAGAGATCGGTACGAATCGCTAGCTGATGCTCTTCAGGAGTTCTCATTTGACGACCCAACAAACGACTCGTCAGAATGTGATGTTTGTCGCCATCGGTTTGACAACAGACTCGACGACTGGCAGATTGAGTTTGATGCATCGCTACAGGTCTGTCCGTCGTGCGCGAGATTTGGCCCGGGTGGGAATTTGCCGAGCCCACAAGATGTGGCAACTGAGCTTCGAACAGTCATGGAAAACATCGAGCGTATCCGAGACGGTGACATCGGGTTGACCTGGTCGTCTGGCTCAAACGCACAACCGGACGAGACCGACGACAACGATACGGAGGCGGGTAGTCGGGATAGGCGACAGATGCTTGTACAACTGGTTGGGCTGTACCAGCAACTCGGTAGCCCTCCGACTGCAGAGGAGATTGATGGACACACTAATTTTGGTTTTCTCGCGTATCGAGATGAATTTGGAAGTATCTCAGATGCGCTTCGGGAAGCAGGGTTCGACAGTTGA